In one Streptomyces sp. NBC_01288 genomic region, the following are encoded:
- a CDS encoding FAD binding domain-containing protein: protein MREFEYRRVLDVSGAVALLDAEPDARFLGGGTNLVDLMKAGVERPTRLVDVRELPLDRVETTPDGGLRIGATVTNSDLAAHPEVRLRYPALTQAVLAAASGQLRNMATVGGNLLQRTRCAYFTDVTQPCNKRAPGSGCPALRGEHRNHAILGASEHCVATHPSDMAVALAAFDAVVSYETAAGPGQLALTDLYLPVGDTPHRETALPPGALITGVTLPPAPVAANSRYRKVRERASFAFAIGSIAAALDVRDGVVHEVRLAFGAVASRPWRARRAERVLTGGPASAEAFMAAADAELAAAQPLSDNAYKVTLLRNLVVAVLTELAEETAR, encoded by the coding sequence ATGAGGGAGTTCGAGTACCGGCGGGTGCTCGACGTCTCCGGCGCGGTCGCGCTGCTCGACGCCGAGCCCGACGCCCGTTTCCTCGGCGGCGGCACCAATCTCGTCGACCTGATGAAGGCCGGCGTGGAGCGTCCCACGCGGCTCGTCGACGTACGCGAACTGCCCCTGGACCGCGTCGAGACGACGCCGGACGGTGGCCTGCGCATCGGCGCCACCGTCACCAACAGCGACCTCGCCGCGCATCCCGAAGTGCGGCTCCGTTACCCGGCGTTGACCCAGGCGGTGCTGGCCGCCGCCTCCGGCCAGTTGCGCAACATGGCCACGGTCGGCGGAAATCTACTCCAGCGCACCCGCTGCGCCTACTTCACCGACGTGACCCAGCCCTGCAACAAGCGGGCCCCCGGCAGCGGTTGCCCCGCGCTGAGGGGTGAACACCGCAACCACGCGATCCTGGGTGCCTCCGAGCACTGCGTGGCCACCCACCCCTCCGACATGGCGGTGGCGCTGGCGGCCTTCGACGCGGTCGTGTCGTACGAAACCGCCGCCGGGCCGGGGCAGTTGGCGCTCACGGACCTCTATCTCCCCGTGGGCGACACCCCGCACCGCGAGACCGCGCTGCCGCCGGGCGCGCTGATCACCGGGGTCACGCTGCCGCCCGCCCCCGTCGCCGCCAACTCCCGCTACCGGAAGGTGCGCGAGCGTGCCTCCTTCGCCTTCGCGATCGGCTCGATCGCCGCCGCCCTCGACGTGCGCGACGGTGTCGTGCACGAGGTACGGCTGGCCTTCGGGGCGGTGGCGTCACGGCCGTGGCGGGCGCGGCGGGCCGAGCGGGTGCTGACCGGGGGACCGGCGAGCGCCGAGGCGTTCATGGCGGCCGCGGACGCCGAACTGGCCGCCGCCCAGCCGCTGTCGGACAACGCCTACAAGGTCACCCTGCTGCGCAATCTCGTCGTGGCCGTACTGACCGAACTCGCCGAGGAGACCGCTCGATGA
- a CDS encoding xanthine dehydrogenase family protein molybdopterin-binding subunit, which produces MTTTTQAVRSTGAFGTAHTRVEGRDKVTGAARYAGDFPFAELAHGWLVLSTVARGRIRTVKTDPVLAMPGVLAVLHHENAPRVTTDYMSVVGPPDPALGLFQHDQVPYVGWPVALIVAETSEQAREAAEALVVDYDAEPHDIAFHAGHPDAYLPAGSPAGPAEVVKGDVEDALARSAVVVDEEYTTPEEHHSPLEPHAATARWEAGRLDVVDSNQSTVWVAGELAKLFSLDPAAVRVRSEHVGGGFGSKGVRPHQVAAAMAATVLQRPVRVVLTRRQMFSLVGYRSPTTQRVRLGADPDGRLRALDHQALSLTSTVHEFVEPSAAFGRPLYDADAHHSAFRVVRLDLPTPTFMRAPGEAPGSFALESALDELAEKCGLDPIALRVRNEPAVGPVSGLPFSSRNLLACFDEGARRFGWADRDPRPGVRRDGRWLLGTGMAAATFHVGVGPSTAAVTAEADGTYTVRINATDIGTGARTALTLIAAESLETEPARVRVHIGDSDLGAAMFAGGSMGTRSWAWAVMRAAADLREQLALGGDIPPDGITARSDTAEAVAALAKKERHSFGAQFAEVAVDVASGEVRVRRLLGIFAAGRIVNPLTARGQFVGGMIWGISMALHEEAVRDTASGAQVGPDLANYHFSANADVPAVEADWVDDPDPDDPVGIKGIGEIGVVGTAAAIANAVWHATGVRHRALPIRPDRVLTAGGSPSA; this is translated from the coding sequence ATGACCACCACGACTCAGGCCGTCCGGTCGACGGGTGCCTTCGGAACCGCCCACACCCGCGTCGAGGGACGGGACAAGGTCACCGGCGCGGCCCGCTACGCGGGAGACTTCCCCTTCGCCGAACTCGCCCACGGCTGGCTGGTGTTGTCCACCGTCGCCCGAGGCCGCATCCGCACCGTCAAGACCGACCCGGTGCTCGCGATGCCCGGAGTCCTCGCCGTCCTGCACCACGAGAACGCACCCCGTGTCACCACCGACTACATGAGCGTCGTGGGCCCACCGGACCCGGCCCTCGGACTGTTCCAGCACGACCAAGTCCCTTACGTGGGCTGGCCGGTGGCGCTGATCGTCGCCGAGACATCCGAGCAGGCCAGGGAGGCCGCCGAGGCGCTGGTGGTCGACTACGACGCGGAGCCGCACGACATCGCGTTCCATGCCGGGCACCCCGACGCCTACCTGCCCGCGGGCTCGCCCGCCGGACCGGCCGAGGTGGTGAAGGGCGACGTGGAGGACGCCCTCGCCCGGTCCGCCGTGGTCGTCGACGAGGAGTACACGACACCCGAGGAGCACCACAGCCCCCTGGAACCCCATGCCGCGACGGCCCGTTGGGAGGCCGGACGGCTCGACGTCGTCGACTCCAACCAGAGCACCGTGTGGGTGGCCGGCGAACTCGCGAAACTCTTCTCCCTCGACCCGGCGGCCGTGCGGGTGCGGTCCGAACACGTCGGCGGCGGCTTCGGATCCAAGGGGGTACGGCCGCACCAGGTGGCCGCCGCGATGGCCGCGACCGTTCTCCAGCGCCCGGTCCGCGTGGTGTTGACGCGCCGTCAGATGTTCTCCCTCGTCGGCTACCGCAGCCCCACCACCCAGCGCGTCAGGCTCGGCGCCGACCCCGACGGCCGACTGCGCGCCCTCGACCACCAGGCACTCAGCCTCACCTCGACCGTGCACGAATTCGTCGAACCGAGCGCCGCGTTCGGACGCCCGCTGTACGACGCCGACGCCCACCACTCCGCCTTCCGGGTCGTACGGCTCGACCTGCCGACCCCTACCTTCATGCGCGCCCCGGGGGAGGCGCCGGGCTCCTTCGCGCTGGAGTCCGCGCTCGACGAACTCGCCGAGAAGTGCGGACTCGACCCGATCGCCCTGCGCGTCCGCAACGAACCCGCGGTGGGGCCCGTCTCCGGACTCCCCTTCAGCAGCCGCAACCTGCTCGCCTGCTTCGACGAGGGCGCCCGGCGCTTCGGCTGGGCCGACCGCGACCCCCGCCCCGGCGTGCGCCGCGACGGGCGCTGGCTGCTCGGCACCGGCATGGCCGCGGCCACCTTCCACGTCGGGGTCGGCCCCTCCACGGCGGCCGTCACCGCGGAGGCGGACGGCACCTACACCGTGCGGATCAACGCGACGGACATCGGCACCGGCGCCCGCACCGCGCTGACCCTGATCGCCGCGGAGTCGCTGGAGACGGAGCCGGCCCGGGTCCGCGTGCACATCGGGGACAGCGACCTCGGAGCCGCGATGTTCGCGGGAGGCTCGATGGGCACCCGCTCCTGGGCCTGGGCGGTGATGCGGGCGGCGGCCGACCTGCGGGAGCAACTGGCCCTGGGCGGCGACATCCCGCCCGACGGCATCACCGCGCGAAGCGACACCGCCGAGGCCGTCGCCGCGCTCGCCAAGAAGGAACGGCACTCCTTCGGCGCGCAGTTCGCCGAGGTCGCCGTGGACGTCGCCAGCGGTGAGGTCCGGGTACGACGGCTGCTCGGCATCTTCGCCGCCGGACGCATCGTCAACCCGCTGACCGCGCGCGGCCAGTTCGTCGGCGGGATGATCTGGGGCATCTCCATGGCCCTGCACGAGGAGGCGGTCCGCGACACGGCGTCCGGCGCCCAGGTCGGACCGGACCTCGCCAACTACCACTTCTCCGCCAACGCCGACGTACCGGCCGTCGAGGCGGACTGGGTCGACGACCCCGACCCGGACGACCCGGTCGGCATCAAGGGCATCGGCGAGATAGGGGTCGTAGGGACCGCCGCGGCGATAGCCAACGCCGTCTGGCACGCCACCGGCGTCCGCCACCGCGCCCTGCCGATCCGCCCCGACCGGGTCCTGACCGCGGGCGGGTCGCCAAGTGCTTGA
- a CDS encoding XdhC family protein produces MLDIAEELDSWMRDGRDFAVATVVTVGGSAPRPPGAALAVDTDGTVIGSVSGGCVEGAVYDLCVQALQDGEPVRERFGYSDEDAFAVGLTCGGVIDVLVTPVRGGDPVYAAGLAAAAGGEPVALARVARGPAELLGRALLVYPDGRHEGSLGARGEGGPGEGGPGRADACGPGEADESGRHRPHEGPRVGRPHLDRTSAAQARALLDLGRTGSVEISEDGSYCPGGLTLFVESSVPAPRMIVFGAVDFAAALVRAGKFLGYRVTVCDARPVFATRSRFPDADEIVVDWPHRYLRHTATDERTVLCVLTHDAKFDIPLLGEALRLPVAFVGAMGSRRTHEDRNRRLREVGVSERELARLRSPIGLDLGGRTPEETALSIAAEIVALRNGGSGVPLTGSAAPIHRDRDKIVLGAS; encoded by the coding sequence GTGCTTGACATCGCCGAGGAGTTGGACAGCTGGATGCGGGACGGCCGGGACTTCGCCGTCGCGACCGTCGTCACCGTGGGCGGCAGCGCACCGCGCCCACCCGGTGCCGCGCTCGCCGTCGACACCGACGGCACGGTGATCGGCTCGGTCTCCGGCGGCTGCGTCGAGGGCGCGGTCTACGACCTGTGCGTGCAGGCGCTCCAGGACGGCGAGCCGGTCCGCGAACGCTTCGGCTACAGCGACGAGGACGCCTTCGCCGTGGGCCTGACCTGCGGCGGGGTCATCGACGTCCTGGTCACGCCGGTGCGTGGGGGTGACCCGGTGTACGCCGCGGGGTTGGCGGCGGCGGCCGGGGGCGAGCCGGTGGCGCTCGCCCGGGTGGCCCGGGGGCCCGCCGAACTGCTCGGCAGGGCGCTGCTGGTGTATCCCGACGGGAGGCACGAGGGCAGCCTCGGCGCGAGGGGCGAGGGCGGCCCGGGCGAGGGCGGCCCGGGCAGGGCGGACGCGTGTGGCCCCGGCGAGGCGGACGAGAGCGGCCGCCACCGACCGCACGAAGGCCCCCGCGTCGGCCGGCCCCACCTGGACCGTACGTCGGCGGCGCAGGCCCGCGCGCTGCTGGACCTCGGCCGTACCGGATCCGTCGAGATCTCGGAGGACGGCTCGTACTGCCCCGGTGGGCTGACCCTCTTCGTCGAGTCCAGCGTGCCCGCACCCCGCATGATCGTCTTCGGTGCCGTCGACTTCGCGGCGGCGCTGGTGCGGGCCGGCAAGTTCCTGGGCTATCGAGTGACCGTGTGCGACGCCCGGCCCGTCTTCGCCACCCGGAGCCGGTTCCCGGACGCCGACGAGATCGTGGTCGACTGGCCGCACCGCTACCTCCGGCACACGGCCACGGACGAGCGCACGGTCCTTTGCGTACTCACCCACGACGCCAAGTTCGACATACCGCTCCTCGGAGAGGCACTGAGGCTGCCCGTCGCCTTCGTCGGAGCCATGGGCTCGCGCCGGACCCACGAGGACCGCAACCGACGGCTCCGCGAAGTCGGCGTCAGCGAGCGGGAGTTGGCCCGGCTGCGCTCTCCGATCGGCCTCGACCTGGGCGGCCGCACGCCCGAGGAGACGGCCCTGTCCATCGCGGCGGAGATCGTCGCCCTGCGCAACGGCGGCTCGGGCGTCCCGCTGACCGGCTCGGCGGCACCGATCCACCGCGACCGGGACAAGATCGTGCTGGGGGCGTCCTGA
- a CDS encoding HAD family hydrolase yields MSNLGGLSVIFDLDGTLVDSEPNYYEATRQTLAEHGVPDFTWARHERFVGISTQETLVLLKERYGLKAPVEELLAETNRRYLALARAATRVYPEMRKFVELLAAEGVPMAVASGSSPEAIEAILTGTGLDASLRTAVSADEVARGKPAPDVFLEAARRLGAAPADCVVLEDAAPGAAAAHAAGMRCIAIPYVAAQADAPEFASAGLLLRGGQAEFSAQGAYGWLAEG; encoded by the coding sequence ATGAGCAATCTCGGCGGCCTCTCGGTCATCTTCGATCTCGACGGAACACTCGTGGACAGCGAGCCGAACTACTACGAAGCCACCCGGCAGACCCTCGCCGAGCACGGCGTCCCGGACTTCACCTGGGCCCGGCACGAACGCTTCGTCGGCATCAGCACCCAGGAGACCCTCGTCCTCCTGAAGGAGCGCTACGGCCTGAAGGCGCCGGTGGAGGAGTTGCTCGCGGAGACCAACCGCCGTTATCTGGCGCTGGCCCGGGCCGCCACGCGCGTGTACCCGGAGATGCGGAAGTTCGTGGAGCTGCTCGCGGCGGAGGGGGTGCCGATGGCGGTGGCGTCGGGTTCGTCGCCGGAGGCCATCGAGGCGATCCTGACCGGCACCGGGCTCGACGCGTCGCTGCGGACCGCGGTCTCGGCGGACGAGGTGGCCCGGGGCAAGCCCGCGCCGGACGTCTTCCTGGAGGCCGCGCGCAGGCTCGGGGCGGCTCCGGCCGACTGTGTGGTCCTGGAGGACGCGGCACCGGGCGCGGCGGCGGCACACGCGGCCGGGATGCGCTGCATCGCGATCCCGTACGTGGCCGCGCAGGCCGACGCCCCCGAGTTCGCGTCGGCGGGGCTGCTACTGCGGGGCGGGCAGGCCGAGTTCAGTGCGCAGGGGGCGTACGGCTGGCTGGCCGAGGGCTGA
- a CDS encoding Lrp/AsnC family transcriptional regulator yields MSVDELDTRILRLLLEQPRTSVREYARLLGVARGTLQARLDRMERDGVITGTGPSLSPAALGHPVLAFVHIEVTQGHLDEVGDALAAVPEIVEAFSITGGGDLLTRVVARDNGHLEDVIQRLISLPGVVRTRTEMALRERVPHRLLPLVESIGRAART; encoded by the coding sequence ATGAGCGTGGACGAACTCGACACCCGCATCCTCAGGCTGCTTCTGGAGCAGCCGCGTACCAGCGTGCGCGAGTACGCCCGGCTGCTCGGCGTCGCCCGCGGCACGCTCCAGGCCCGGCTCGACCGGATGGAGCGGGACGGGGTGATCACCGGTACGGGCCCCTCCCTCTCCCCCGCCGCGCTCGGGCACCCGGTGCTCGCGTTCGTGCACATCGAGGTCACCCAGGGGCATCTCGACGAGGTCGGGGACGCGCTGGCCGCCGTACCGGAGATCGTCGAGGCGTTCTCGATCACCGGTGGCGGGGACCTGCTCACCCGGGTCGTCGCGCGGGACAACGGCCACCTGGAGGACGTGATCCAGCGGCTGATCAGCCTGCCGGGTGTGGTCCGCACCCGGACCGAGATGGCGCTGCGCGAGCGCGTCCCGCACCGCCTGCTGCCGCTGGTGGAGTCGATCGGCCGCGCGGCCCGCACGTGA
- a CDS encoding FUSC family protein codes for MLKRVFVAPDPGCVRLRFAARAVLGIGLAVVVCGLTGQSLAGAVTGGLAALLALFTVTDATVRGQAVTTALLPCVGLPVLAAAAELHDHAVARDLTFLAVVGAGVYARRWGPRGHSLGVFAFMTFFVAQFLHATTDQLPVLYAAVVLSVLTASTVRFGFWCYERRLPPTAVPAPTVGRGLARVTTRQAVQATAGAGFALVVGQLVSGQRWYWAVGATWWIFVNTASRGETVVRGFRRVLGTVLGIALGLLVAVPVHGAPVPTAILVAACVFGIFYSAAVSYTWMMLSVTLMAELLYGLLGVLNPGLLALRFAETGVGALGAVLAVLLVLPVTTHTTTDAWIQRALRCVHTCTAEATARLAGSATADPAGRVAELEQLLGRVRLSVAPLVHPLNPALGRKRRARRVLTLLDDCAREIRGLVVVAADPEASHDARLAAACWRVEAAVEALTDGDASHLTASAARPPAEPALAHLHGLERALAELAEPLRARSGSRLVGA; via the coding sequence GTGCTGAAAAGGGTGTTCGTGGCTCCGGACCCGGGGTGCGTGCGGCTGCGGTTCGCCGCTCGGGCCGTCCTCGGCATCGGTCTCGCGGTCGTCGTCTGCGGGCTGACCGGGCAGTCCCTCGCGGGCGCAGTCACCGGCGGTCTCGCCGCGCTGCTCGCCCTGTTCACGGTGACGGACGCCACGGTGCGCGGGCAGGCCGTCACCACCGCGCTGCTGCCCTGCGTGGGCCTGCCGGTGCTCGCCGCCGCGGCCGAACTGCACGACCACGCCGTCGCCCGGGACCTCACCTTCCTCGCGGTGGTCGGCGCCGGCGTCTACGCGCGCCGCTGGGGACCGCGCGGCCACAGCCTCGGCGTCTTCGCGTTCATGACCTTCTTCGTGGCGCAGTTCCTGCATGCGACCACGGACCAACTGCCCGTGCTCTACGCGGCAGTTGTCCTCTCCGTGCTCACCGCGTCGACGGTCCGCTTCGGCTTCTGGTGCTACGAACGCCGGTTGCCCCCGACCGCCGTACCCGCCCCAACTGTCGGTCGGGGCCTGGCCCGTGTGACCACGAGGCAGGCGGTCCAGGCGACCGCCGGTGCCGGATTCGCGCTCGTGGTGGGCCAGTTGGTGTCCGGGCAGCGCTGGTACTGGGCCGTCGGCGCCACCTGGTGGATCTTCGTGAACACCGCCTCGCGTGGCGAGACCGTGGTCCGCGGCTTCCGTCGCGTCCTCGGCACGGTCCTCGGCATCGCCCTGGGCCTGCTCGTCGCCGTACCGGTCCACGGCGCCCCCGTCCCCACCGCGATCCTGGTCGCCGCCTGCGTCTTCGGCATCTTCTACTCGGCCGCCGTCTCCTACACCTGGATGATGCTCTCCGTGACCTTGATGGCAGAGCTGCTCTACGGCCTCCTCGGCGTCCTGAACCCCGGCCTGCTGGCGCTGCGGTTCGCGGAGACCGGCGTCGGCGCGCTGGGCGCCGTACTGGCCGTCCTCCTCGTCCTCCCGGTGACCACCCACACCACCACCGACGCCTGGATCCAACGCGCCCTGCGCTGCGTCCACACCTGCACCGCCGAGGCCACCGCCCGCCTCGCCGGTTCCGCGACGGCCGACCCCGCCGGCCGCGTAGCCGAACTGGAGCAACTCCTGGGCCGGGTACGGCTCTCCGTCGCCCCCCTCGTGCACCCGCTGAACCCCGCGCTCGGCCGCAAGCGCCGCGCCCGCCGGGTCCTCACCCTGCTCGACGACTGCGCCCGCGAGATCCGCGGCCTCGTCGTGGTGGCCGCGGACCCCGAGGCATCCCACGACGCCCGCCTGGCCGCCGCCTGCTGGCGCGTGGAGGCCGCGGTCGAGGCACTCACCGACGGCGACGCGTCACACCTCACGGCCTCGGCGGCCCGGCCACCCGCGGAGCCCGCGCTGGCCCACCTCCACGGCCTGGAACGGGCCCTCGCGGAGCTGGCGGAGCCCCTGCGTGCGCGGTCCGGTTCGCGGCTCGTCGGGGCGTGA
- a CDS encoding lactonase family protein has product MADGGRRGRRAFIGSFTAAGGPGVVAAAVDADSGALTVLSSVNGVPDPSYLALAPDGDTLYAVSETAEGAVAAYRVNGDRPEPLGPPVRVGGAGPTYLSLFAGHLLTADYGSGSVTAVPVRPDGTLASRPSGQLRHTGSGPHQQRQQGPHAHQIQPDPSGRWAVSVDLGTDSVRVCTLEDGRPVLHREIALRPGSGPRHLAFHPDGSHAYVLNELTPTVTVCRWDAGSGSLKPLTEVPVLPGPPDGDAAYPSGIVTSPDGRFVWTATRGEDVLSVLAVEGDGLRLIGTVPCEGHWPRAIAQAGGRLYVANERSGDVTWFTVDPATGVPRRGGSIKVTAASCVVFD; this is encoded by the coding sequence GTGGCAGACGGCGGCAGGCGGGGGCGGCGGGCCTTCATCGGGTCGTTCACGGCGGCGGGCGGCCCGGGTGTCGTCGCGGCGGCCGTGGACGCGGACAGCGGCGCGCTGACCGTCCTGAGCAGTGTCAACGGCGTCCCCGACCCCTCGTATCTGGCCCTGGCACCCGACGGGGACACGCTCTACGCCGTCAGCGAGACGGCCGAGGGCGCGGTGGCCGCGTACCGCGTGAACGGCGACAGGCCCGAGCCGCTCGGTCCGCCGGTGCGCGTGGGCGGCGCGGGGCCGACGTACCTGAGCCTGTTCGCGGGGCACCTCCTGACCGCCGACTACGGCTCCGGCAGCGTCACCGCCGTGCCGGTCCGCCCGGACGGCACCCTGGCGAGCCGCCCCTCCGGACAGCTCCGGCACACCGGCTCCGGCCCGCACCAGCAGCGCCAACAGGGTCCGCACGCCCACCAGATCCAGCCCGACCCGAGCGGCCGCTGGGCGGTCAGCGTCGACCTCGGCACGGACTCCGTGCGGGTGTGCACGCTGGAGGACGGACGTCCCGTACTGCACCGCGAGATCGCGCTGCGACCCGGCTCGGGCCCCCGCCACCTGGCCTTCCACCCCGACGGCAGCCACGCCTACGTCCTCAACGAACTCACGCCGACCGTCACCGTCTGCCGCTGGGACGCCGGGAGCGGCTCACTGAAGCCGCTGACCGAGGTGCCGGTCCTGCCCGGCCCGCCGGACGGCGACGCCGCCTACCCCTCGGGCATCGTGACCTCGCCGGACGGCCGCTTCGTCTGGACGGCGACCCGCGGCGAGGACGTGCTGTCCGTCCTCGCCGTCGAGGGCGACGGGCTGCGACTGATCGGGACGGTGCCCTGCGAGGGCCACTGGCCGCGCGCGATCGCCCAGGCCGGGGGGCGTCTGTACGTCGCGAACGAGCGCTCCGGCGACGTGACTTGGTTCACCGTCGACCCCGCCACGGGCGTTCCACGACGCGGCGGCTCGATCAAGGTGACCGCCGCGTCCTGCGTGGTTTTCGACTGA
- a CDS encoding sirohydrochlorin chelatase codes for MSSPTGPASGLPVRMPRPRQPGRHRRPEQLAAPEGAPALVLAVPGTPSAATRSLAEEVVSIARSELPGLDGRIGYLDGDDSEFPTLTSVLAHAAEERTARFEQARAAGADVKEPDGPVAVVVPLLAGPDSALLRQVRQAVMDSRVAADLTDVLGPHPLLAEALHVRLSEAGLARADRARLFTVTTAADGIVLASVGGEEAVQAAGITGMLLAARLAVPVMAAALDQEGSIAAIAEQLRGSGSQHLALAPYLIGPEIDAGLLEAAAAEAGCAAAEALGPYPAIGKLALAKYTMALGITPPQPQGAPVR; via the coding sequence ATGAGCTCCCCCACTGGGCCCGCGTCCGGCCTGCCAGTACGAATGCCGCGACCTCGCCAGCCCGGGCGGCACCGCCGACCCGAGCAGCTGGCGGCTCCCGAAGGCGCGCCCGCGCTGGTTCTCGCCGTGCCGGGCACGCCCAGCGCCGCCACGCGCAGCCTCGCCGAGGAGGTCGTGAGCATCGCGCGCTCCGAGCTGCCCGGTCTCGACGGCCGCATCGGTTATCTCGACGGGGACGACTCCGAGTTCCCCACGTTGACGTCCGTGCTCGCGCACGCCGCTGAGGAGCGCACCGCCCGCTTCGAGCAGGCCAGGGCCGCCGGCGCCGACGTCAAGGAGCCCGACGGGCCGGTGGCCGTCGTCGTGCCGCTGCTCGCCGGTCCGGACAGCGCGCTGCTGCGCCAGGTCCGCCAGGCCGTCATGGACAGCCGTGTCGCGGCCGACCTGACCGATGTGCTCGGCCCGCACCCGTTGCTCGCCGAGGCGCTGCACGTGCGGCTGTCCGAGGCGGGTCTGGCCCGTGCCGACCGCGCCCGGCTGTTCACCGTGACCACCGCCGCGGACGGCATCGTCCTCGCGTCCGTGGGCGGCGAGGAGGCCGTGCAGGCGGCCGGGATCACCGGCATGCTGCTCGCCGCGCGGCTCGCCGTGCCGGTGATGGCTGCGGCTCTGGACCAGGAAGGTTCGATCGCGGCGATCGCGGAGCAGTTGCGCGGGTCGGGTTCGCAGCACCTGGCGCTGGCGCCGTATCTGATCGGTCCCGAGATCGACGCGGGTCTGCTGGAGGCGGCCGCCGCCGAGGCCGGCTGTGCCGCCGCCGAGGCGCTCGGTCCGTACCCGGCGATCGGCAAGCTCGCGCTCGCCAAGTACACGATGGCGCTGGGCATCACCCCGCCGCAGCCGCAGGGCGCTCCGGTTCGCTGA
- a CDS encoding N-acetylglucosamine kinase: MTVPGFLAVDSGGSGLRVVLGEIGSGRRSGPLSSGEPVRTGARGIDPGHFMEQLASMVRALTEKSPVSEVGTAVIGAAGLATLGDGLRAELPGALAREFGVRTVALAADAVTAYVGALGARPGAVVAAGTGLIAIGTDLTGWRRADGWGHLLGDCGGGAWIGRAGLDAALRAYDGRDGGSGALLRCAEEQFGAMAGLPGQVYPRSDRAAVLAAFAPRVAECAADDPVAAGILRAAARHMAESAVAVCPATGEPQVALTGGLFKMSEPLLVPLHEELAKRLPHVRVVPAEGDPLDGAVRIARDLAAGALVLPCDGVMLSVVSPEGLRGETKGTR; this comes from the coding sequence GTGACCGTGCCGGGGTTTCTCGCCGTGGACTCGGGAGGCTCCGGGCTCCGGGTCGTCCTGGGCGAGATCGGTAGTGGCCGAAGATCCGGCCCGCTCTCGTCCGGGGAACCCGTTCGGACCGGTGCTCGTGGGATCGATCCCGGGCATTTCATGGAGCAACTGGCCTCCATGGTACGGGCGTTGACCGAAAAAAGTCCGGTGTCCGAGGTCGGCACGGCCGTCATCGGGGCTGCCGGGCTCGCCACCCTCGGGGACGGGTTGCGGGCCGAGTTGCCGGGGGCGTTGGCGCGGGAGTTCGGGGTACGGACCGTCGCGCTCGCCGCTGATGCCGTCACCGCTTACGTGGGTGCTCTCGGGGCACGGCCCGGTGCCGTGGTCGCCGCCGGTACCGGACTGATCGCGATCGGCACCGATCTCACCGGGTGGCGGAGAGCCGACGGTTGGGGGCATCTGCTCGGCGACTGCGGTGGCGGGGCCTGGATCGGACGGGCCGGGCTGGACGCGGCGCTGCGGGCGTACGACGGGCGGGACGGTGGTTCCGGGGCGCTGTTGAGGTGTGCCGAGGAGCAGTTCGGGGCGATGGCGGGGTTGCCGGGGCAGGTGTATCCGCGGTCGGATCGGGCCGCCGTACTCGCGGCCTTCGCGCCCCGTGTCGCCGAGTGCGCCGCCGACGACCCGGTGGCGGCCGGCATCCTGCGCGCCGCCGCCCGGCACATGGCCGAGTCCGCCGTCGCGGTCTGTCCGGCCACCGGCGAACCCCAAGTCGCGCTCACCGGTGGGCTGTTCAAGATGAGCGAGCCTCTCCTGGTACCGCTGCACGAGGAGTTGGCGAAGCGGCTGCCGCATGTGCGGGTGGTTCCGGCGGAGGGTGATCCGCTGGACGGTGCCGTGCGGATCGCGCGTGATCTCGCCGCGGGCGCGCTCGTGCTGCCGTGTGACGGCGTGATGTTGTCCGTGGTGAGCCCTGAGGGACTCCGCGGTGAGACCAAAGGGACAAGGTGA
- a CDS encoding uracil-DNA glycosylase has protein sequence MAPRPLHEIVEPGWAKALEPVAGRVAEMGDFLRAEIAAGRTYLPAGPNVLRAFQQPFDDVRVLIVGQDPYPTPGHAVGLSFSVAPEVRPLPPSLLNIYRELNTDLGLPQPSNGDLTPWSQQGVLLLNRALTTAPRSPAAHRGKGWEEVTEQAIRALAARGKPLVSILWGRDARNLRPLLGDLPSVESSHPSPMSADRGFFGSRPFSRANDLLVRQGGQPVDWRLP, from the coding sequence GTGGCACCACGACCGTTGCATGAGATCGTCGAACCGGGCTGGGCGAAAGCCCTGGAACCCGTGGCCGGACGCGTCGCCGAGATGGGGGACTTCCTGCGCGCGGAGATCGCCGCCGGACGCACCTATCTACCGGCCGGACCGAATGTCCTCCGAGCCTTCCAACAACCCTTCGACGACGTCCGCGTCCTGATCGTCGGACAGGACCCGTATCCGACTCCGGGGCACGCGGTGGGGCTGTCGTTCTCGGTGGCCCCCGAGGTACGTCCGCTGCCGCCGAGCCTGCTCAACATCTACCGCGAGCTGAACACGGACCTGGGGCTGCCCCAGCCGTCCAACGGCGATCTGACGCCGTGGAGCCAGCAGGGGGTGCTGCTGCTCAACAGGGCGCTCACCACGGCCCCGCGTAGTCCGGCCGCCCATCGCGGCAAGGGCTGGGAAGAGGTCACCGAGCAGGCGATACGGGCGCTGGCGGCGCGCGGCAAGCCGCTGGTGTCGATCCTGTGGGGCCGTGACGCCCGCAACCTCCGGCCCCTCCTCGGCGACCTGCCCTCGGTGGAGTCCTCGCACCCGTCCCCGATGTCGGCCGACCGCGGCTTCTTCGGCTCCCGCCCCTTCAGCCGCGCCAACGACCTGCTGGTCCGGCAGGGAGGACAACCGGTGGACTGGCGTCTGCCGTGA